One region of Gopherus evgoodei ecotype Sinaloan lineage chromosome 23, rGopEvg1_v1.p, whole genome shotgun sequence genomic DNA includes:
- the ETV4 gene encoding ETS translocation variant 4 isoform X3: MGAKRPMDPGLAPLQDSEELFQDLSQFQETWLTEAQVPDSDEQFVPDFHSENSFHSPPAKVKKEPQSPCSDPALSCSHKQPFQYRNGEQCLYASAYDQTRQAGLKSPNPGTPIQSPLQHFPRQDRSFLSPQGPSQPTSSRGYLMEHSSVFQPPTEMCRSFPSSRGMGREAPVAYQRQMSEPCLQYHPQGFKQEYHDPMYEQANQLGNSSDHQYPAGVVIKQEQTDYAYDSDVPGCPSMYMNAEGYQSHSNTEGTLGYGYNKQMRPFADDVCVVPEKFEAGDIKQEVGGYREGPPYQRRGSLQLWQFLVALLDDPTNSHFIAWTGRGMEFKLIEPEEVARLWGIQKNRPAMNYDKLSRSLRYYYEKGIMQKVAGERYVYKFVCEPEALFSLAFPDNQRPTLKAEFDRQISEEDTVPLSHLDENTAYIQDLGSLPSQPYSKSYPY; the protein is encoded by the exons CTCAGGTTCCAGACAGCGATGAACAATTTGTGCCTGACTTTCATTCAGAAAACT CTTTTCACAGCCCTCCTGCTAAAGTTAAGAAGGAGCCACAGAGTCCCTGTTCTGACCCAGCACTGTCCTGCAGCCATAAGCAGCCATTTCAGTACCGCAATGGCGAGCAATGCCTTTACGCCAG TGCCTATGACCAAACCAGACAAGCTGGACTCAAGTCCCCAAACCCAGGAACCCCGATACAGTCACCGCTTCAACATTTCCCTAGGCAGGACAGAAGCTTCCTGAGCCCTCAGGGGCCGTCCCAACCCACATCCAGCCGTGGATACCTCATGGAACACAG CTCCGTCTTCCAGCCACCTACGGAGATGTGCcgttccttcccctcctctcggGGCATGGGCCGAGAAGCTCCAGTTGCCTACCAGCGACAGATGTCCGAACCCTGCCTACAGTACCACCCACAGGGCTTTAAACAGGAGTACCACGACCCAATGTATGAGCAGGCAAACCAGCTGGGGAACAGCAGTGACCACCAGTACCCAGCGGGAGTGGTGATCAAGCAGGAGCAGACAGACTATGCCTATGACTCAG ATGTTCCTGGCTGTCCTTCCATGTACATGAACGCTGAGGGGTATCAAAGCCATTCAAATACCGAAGGGACATTAG GCTATGGCTACAACAAGCAGATGAGGCCATTTGCTGATGATGTATGTGTCGTCCCGGAGAAGTTTGAAG CAGGAGACATCAAGCAGGAAGTGGGCGGGTACCGGGAAGGACCCCCGTACCAGCGCCGAGGGTCTCTTCAGCTCTGGCAGTTCCTGGTGGCTTTGCTGGATGATCCCACCAATTCCCACTTCATCGCCTGGACCGGCAGAGGAATGGAGTTCAAACTCATTGAGCCTGAGGAG GTGGCCAGGCTGTGGGGTATCCAAAAGAACCGGCCAGCCATGAACTATGACAAGCTGAGCCGGTCCCTTCGCTATTATTATGAGAAAGGCATCATGCAGAAG GTTGCTGGAGAGCGCTATGTGTACAAGTTTGTGTGTGAGCCTGAAGCCCTTTTCTCCCTGGCCTTCCCTGACAATCAGCGGCCAACCCTGAAAGCAGAGTTTGACCGGCAGATCAGCGAGGAAGACACTGTTCCTCTCTCCCACCTGGATGAGAACACGGCTTACATCCAGGACCTCGGGAGCCTCCCTTCCCAGCCTTACAGCAAGAGCTACCCCTACTAA
- the ETV4 gene encoding ETS translocation variant 4 isoform X4, with amino-acid sequence MGAKRPMDPGLAPLQDSEELFQDLSQFQETWLTEAQVPDSDEQFVPDFHSENSFHSPPAKVKKEPQSPCSDPALSCSHKQPFQYRNGEQCLYASAYDQTRQAGLKSPNPGTPIQSPLQHFPRQDRSFLSPQGPSQPTSSRGYLMEHSSVFQPPTEMCRSFPSSRGMGREAPVAYQRQMSEPCLQYHPQGFKQEYHDPMYEQANQLGNSSDHQYPAGVVIKQEQTDYAYDSDVPGCPSMYMNAEGYQSHSNTEGTLGYGYNKQMRPFADDVCVVPEKFEGDIKQEVGGYREGPPYQRRGSLQLWQFLVALLDDPTNSHFIAWTGRGMEFKLIEPEEVARLWGIQKNRPAMNYDKLSRSLRYYYEKGIMQKVAGERYVYKFVCEPEALFSLAFPDNQRPTLKAEFDRQISEEDTVPLSHLDENTAYIQDLGSLPSQPYSKSYPY; translated from the exons CTCAGGTTCCAGACAGCGATGAACAATTTGTGCCTGACTTTCATTCAGAAAACT CTTTTCACAGCCCTCCTGCTAAAGTTAAGAAGGAGCCACAGAGTCCCTGTTCTGACCCAGCACTGTCCTGCAGCCATAAGCAGCCATTTCAGTACCGCAATGGCGAGCAATGCCTTTACGCCAG TGCCTATGACCAAACCAGACAAGCTGGACTCAAGTCCCCAAACCCAGGAACCCCGATACAGTCACCGCTTCAACATTTCCCTAGGCAGGACAGAAGCTTCCTGAGCCCTCAGGGGCCGTCCCAACCCACATCCAGCCGTGGATACCTCATGGAACACAG CTCCGTCTTCCAGCCACCTACGGAGATGTGCcgttccttcccctcctctcggGGCATGGGCCGAGAAGCTCCAGTTGCCTACCAGCGACAGATGTCCGAACCCTGCCTACAGTACCACCCACAGGGCTTTAAACAGGAGTACCACGACCCAATGTATGAGCAGGCAAACCAGCTGGGGAACAGCAGTGACCACCAGTACCCAGCGGGAGTGGTGATCAAGCAGGAGCAGACAGACTATGCCTATGACTCAG ATGTTCCTGGCTGTCCTTCCATGTACATGAACGCTGAGGGGTATCAAAGCCATTCAAATACCGAAGGGACATTAG GCTATGGCTACAACAAGCAGATGAGGCCATTTGCTGATGATGTATGTGTCGTCCCGGAGAAGTTTGAAG GAGACATCAAGCAGGAAGTGGGCGGGTACCGGGAAGGACCCCCGTACCAGCGCCGAGGGTCTCTTCAGCTCTGGCAGTTCCTGGTGGCTTTGCTGGATGATCCCACCAATTCCCACTTCATCGCCTGGACCGGCAGAGGAATGGAGTTCAAACTCATTGAGCCTGAGGAG GTGGCCAGGCTGTGGGGTATCCAAAAGAACCGGCCAGCCATGAACTATGACAAGCTGAGCCGGTCCCTTCGCTATTATTATGAGAAAGGCATCATGCAGAAG GTTGCTGGAGAGCGCTATGTGTACAAGTTTGTGTGTGAGCCTGAAGCCCTTTTCTCCCTGGCCTTCCCTGACAATCAGCGGCCAACCCTGAAAGCAGAGTTTGACCGGCAGATCAGCGAGGAAGACACTGTTCCTCTCTCCCACCTGGATGAGAACACGGCTTACATCCAGGACCTCGGGAGCCTCCCTTCCCAGCCTTACAGCAAGAGCTACCCCTACTAA
- the ETV4 gene encoding ETS translocation variant 4 isoform X1, with translation MGAKRPMDPGLAPLQDSEELFQDLSQFQETWLTEAQVPDSDEQFVPDFHSENLAFHSPPAKVKKEPQSPCSDPALSCSHKQPFQYRNGEQCLYASAYDQTRQAGLKSPNPGTPIQSPLQHFPRQDRSFLSPQGPSQPTSSRGYLMEHSSVFQPPTEMCRSFPSSRGMGREAPVAYQRQMSEPCLQYHPQGFKQEYHDPMYEQANQLGNSSDHQYPAGVVIKQEQTDYAYDSDVPGCPSMYMNAEGYQSHSNTEGTLGYGYNKQMRPFADDVCVVPEKFEAGDIKQEVGGYREGPPYQRRGSLQLWQFLVALLDDPTNSHFIAWTGRGMEFKLIEPEEVARLWGIQKNRPAMNYDKLSRSLRYYYEKGIMQKVAGERYVYKFVCEPEALFSLAFPDNQRPTLKAEFDRQISEEDTVPLSHLDENTAYIQDLGSLPSQPYSKSYPY, from the exons CTCAGGTTCCAGACAGCGATGAACAATTTGTGCCTGACTTTCATTCAGAAAACT tagCTTTTCACAGCCCTCCTGCTAAAGTTAAGAAGGAGCCACAGAGTCCCTGTTCTGACCCAGCACTGTCCTGCAGCCATAAGCAGCCATTTCAGTACCGCAATGGCGAGCAATGCCTTTACGCCAG TGCCTATGACCAAACCAGACAAGCTGGACTCAAGTCCCCAAACCCAGGAACCCCGATACAGTCACCGCTTCAACATTTCCCTAGGCAGGACAGAAGCTTCCTGAGCCCTCAGGGGCCGTCCCAACCCACATCCAGCCGTGGATACCTCATGGAACACAG CTCCGTCTTCCAGCCACCTACGGAGATGTGCcgttccttcccctcctctcggGGCATGGGCCGAGAAGCTCCAGTTGCCTACCAGCGACAGATGTCCGAACCCTGCCTACAGTACCACCCACAGGGCTTTAAACAGGAGTACCACGACCCAATGTATGAGCAGGCAAACCAGCTGGGGAACAGCAGTGACCACCAGTACCCAGCGGGAGTGGTGATCAAGCAGGAGCAGACAGACTATGCCTATGACTCAG ATGTTCCTGGCTGTCCTTCCATGTACATGAACGCTGAGGGGTATCAAAGCCATTCAAATACCGAAGGGACATTAG GCTATGGCTACAACAAGCAGATGAGGCCATTTGCTGATGATGTATGTGTCGTCCCGGAGAAGTTTGAAG CAGGAGACATCAAGCAGGAAGTGGGCGGGTACCGGGAAGGACCCCCGTACCAGCGCCGAGGGTCTCTTCAGCTCTGGCAGTTCCTGGTGGCTTTGCTGGATGATCCCACCAATTCCCACTTCATCGCCTGGACCGGCAGAGGAATGGAGTTCAAACTCATTGAGCCTGAGGAG GTGGCCAGGCTGTGGGGTATCCAAAAGAACCGGCCAGCCATGAACTATGACAAGCTGAGCCGGTCCCTTCGCTATTATTATGAGAAAGGCATCATGCAGAAG GTTGCTGGAGAGCGCTATGTGTACAAGTTTGTGTGTGAGCCTGAAGCCCTTTTCTCCCTGGCCTTCCCTGACAATCAGCGGCCAACCCTGAAAGCAGAGTTTGACCGGCAGATCAGCGAGGAAGACACTGTTCCTCTCTCCCACCTGGATGAGAACACGGCTTACATCCAGGACCTCGGGAGCCTCCCTTCCCAGCCTTACAGCAAGAGCTACCCCTACTAA
- the ETV4 gene encoding ETS translocation variant 4 isoform X2 — translation MGAKRPMDPGLAPLQDSEELFQDLSQFQETWLTEAQVPDSDEQFVPDFHSENLAFHSPPAKVKKEPQSPCSDPALSCSHKQPFQYRNGEQCLYASAYDQTRQAGLKSPNPGTPIQSPLQHFPRQDRSFLSPQGPSQPTSSRGYLMEHSSVFQPPTEMCRSFPSSRGMGREAPVAYQRQMSEPCLQYHPQGFKQEYHDPMYEQANQLGNSSDHQYPAGVVIKQEQTDYAYDSDVPGCPSMYMNAEGYQSHSNTEGTLGYGYNKQMRPFADDVCVVPEKFEGDIKQEVGGYREGPPYQRRGSLQLWQFLVALLDDPTNSHFIAWTGRGMEFKLIEPEEVARLWGIQKNRPAMNYDKLSRSLRYYYEKGIMQKVAGERYVYKFVCEPEALFSLAFPDNQRPTLKAEFDRQISEEDTVPLSHLDENTAYIQDLGSLPSQPYSKSYPY, via the exons CTCAGGTTCCAGACAGCGATGAACAATTTGTGCCTGACTTTCATTCAGAAAACT tagCTTTTCACAGCCCTCCTGCTAAAGTTAAGAAGGAGCCACAGAGTCCCTGTTCTGACCCAGCACTGTCCTGCAGCCATAAGCAGCCATTTCAGTACCGCAATGGCGAGCAATGCCTTTACGCCAG TGCCTATGACCAAACCAGACAAGCTGGACTCAAGTCCCCAAACCCAGGAACCCCGATACAGTCACCGCTTCAACATTTCCCTAGGCAGGACAGAAGCTTCCTGAGCCCTCAGGGGCCGTCCCAACCCACATCCAGCCGTGGATACCTCATGGAACACAG CTCCGTCTTCCAGCCACCTACGGAGATGTGCcgttccttcccctcctctcggGGCATGGGCCGAGAAGCTCCAGTTGCCTACCAGCGACAGATGTCCGAACCCTGCCTACAGTACCACCCACAGGGCTTTAAACAGGAGTACCACGACCCAATGTATGAGCAGGCAAACCAGCTGGGGAACAGCAGTGACCACCAGTACCCAGCGGGAGTGGTGATCAAGCAGGAGCAGACAGACTATGCCTATGACTCAG ATGTTCCTGGCTGTCCTTCCATGTACATGAACGCTGAGGGGTATCAAAGCCATTCAAATACCGAAGGGACATTAG GCTATGGCTACAACAAGCAGATGAGGCCATTTGCTGATGATGTATGTGTCGTCCCGGAGAAGTTTGAAG GAGACATCAAGCAGGAAGTGGGCGGGTACCGGGAAGGACCCCCGTACCAGCGCCGAGGGTCTCTTCAGCTCTGGCAGTTCCTGGTGGCTTTGCTGGATGATCCCACCAATTCCCACTTCATCGCCTGGACCGGCAGAGGAATGGAGTTCAAACTCATTGAGCCTGAGGAG GTGGCCAGGCTGTGGGGTATCCAAAAGAACCGGCCAGCCATGAACTATGACAAGCTGAGCCGGTCCCTTCGCTATTATTATGAGAAAGGCATCATGCAGAAG GTTGCTGGAGAGCGCTATGTGTACAAGTTTGTGTGTGAGCCTGAAGCCCTTTTCTCCCTGGCCTTCCCTGACAATCAGCGGCCAACCCTGAAAGCAGAGTTTGACCGGCAGATCAGCGAGGAAGACACTGTTCCTCTCTCCCACCTGGATGAGAACACGGCTTACATCCAGGACCTCGGGAGCCTCCCTTCCCAGCCTTACAGCAAGAGCTACCCCTACTAA